Proteins encoded by one window of Maledivibacter sp.:
- a CDS encoding TSCPD domain-containing protein gives MGITEKVRIGCGNLYITANYDEKGICEVFTNLGRAGGCPSQSEATSRLISIALRAGISAEAIIEQLKGIRCHSTLMQRGKGDKGINVLSCPDAIGKALEKVMNMNILEDEKNVGDIAREIENEESKSTDDCATCTLSDTCDNIYTNEISMGMDESLEEGKTMRYCPECGAKVEHEGGCVVCRSCGYSKCG, from the coding sequence ATGGGGATTACTGAAAAAGTGAGAATAGGGTGTGGAAACCTATATATAACAGCTAATTACGATGAAAAGGGAATCTGTGAGGTATTCACCAACCTTGGTAGAGCAGGGGGTTGTCCAAGTCAAAGTGAAGCTACAAGTAGACTCATCTCTATAGCCCTACGTGCAGGCATAAGTGCTGAAGCTATTATAGAACAGCTTAAGGGCATAAGATGTCATTCTACTTTAATGCAAAGAGGCAAGGGTGACAAAGGAATAAACGTATTATCATGTCCCGATGCTATAGGTAAAGCCCTAGAAAAGGTCATGAATATGAACATACTAGAAGATGAGAAAAATGTTGGTGATATAGCCAGAGAAATTGAAAATGAAGAATCAAAATCCACAGATGATTGTGCTACTTGTACGCTTTCAGACACGTGTGACAATATCTACACAAATGAAATTTCCATGGGAATGGATGAATCATTAGAAGAAGGCAAAACAATGAGATACTGTCCAGAATGTGGAGCCAAGGTCGAACATGAAGGCGGTTGTGTGGTATGTAGGAGCTGTGGATATTCTAAGTGTGGGTAA